The Pseudomonas putida nucleotide sequence GAATAATCCACGGCGTTGACGCCAATGAAGATGTCGCGCGCCTCCAGCACTTCCGCCCAGCCCAGCGCCAGCGACAGGAACACGGTGTTGCGGGCCGGCACGTAGGTCACCGGAATGCCCTCGCCCGGGGTCTCCGGCACATCGATGCTGCTGTCGGTCAGGGCCGAGCCGCCGATACCATCGAGGTTGAGGCCAATGACCTTGTGCTCGACCACGCCCAGGTCACGGGCGACGCGGGCGGCGGCATTCAGCTCGGCGCGATGGCGCTGGCCATAGTCGAAACTCATGGTGTAGCAGCTATAACCTTCGGCCTTGGCCATGGCCACGACCGTGGCCGAATCGAGGCCGCCAGACAGCAGGATTACCGCGCGTTTCTCAGTCATCTCTTTTACTCCTCAATCAACGTCCGGGTTCGTCGTTCCACAGCAGTTTGTGCAACTGCATCTGGAAGCGTACGGGCAGGTTGTCGGCGACGATCCAGTCGGCCAGGTCAGTAGCACTCACCTGGTGGTGGCTGGGCGAGAACAGCACTTCGCCCGCACGTTCGGCCAGGTTGTACTGGATCAGCTTGGACACCGCCCAGTCGTAGTCCTCGCGGGAACAGATGACGAACTTGACCTGGTCGTTGCGAGTCAGCTGCTCGATGTTCTCGTAGCGGTTGCGGTGCGACTCTTCCGACCCCGGGGTCTTGAGGTCGACCACCCGGCTGACGCGCACATCGGTGCCCGAGATATCGAGGGCGCCGCTGGTCTCCAGCGAGACCTCGTAACCGGCATCGCACAGGCGCTGCAACAGCGGCAAGGCGTTCGGCTGGGCCAACGGCTCGCCTCCGGTGACGCAGACATAACGCGGCTTGAAGCCGGCCACCTGCTCAAGGATCGAATCGAGAGTGCGAATGGTGCCTCCGGTGAAGGCGTAGGCACTGTCGCAGTACTGACAGCGCAGGGGGCAACCGGTCAGGCGCACGAATACCGTGGGCAGCCCAGCCGTTCGTGTTTCACCCTGCAAAGAGTAAAAGACTTCGGTGATGCGTAATGTGTCTTGCATGCTCGCCACGGGCGTGACAGCTAAACAGGCTGTCCGCCTCCGTCAGGCACTGTCGCGGACTCGACATGGCGTTATCCGCTACAGCGTGTTTATAAAAAAAGGGCAGTGATTCTAACGAAAAAACCCGCGACAGGCGCGGGTTTCTTGCAAAGGTGCAACTTAGAGCTTCTGCAGGTCGCGTTGCGCCAGTTGCGCGGCGGAGGTGCCGGGGTACTGGGTGATGACCTGCTGCAGGATGCCCTTGAC carries:
- the queC gene encoding 7-cyano-7-deazaguanine synthase QueC, with the translated sequence MTEKRAVILLSGGLDSATVVAMAKAEGYSCYTMSFDYGQRHRAELNAAARVARDLGVVEHKVIGLNLDGIGGSALTDSSIDVPETPGEGIPVTYVPARNTVFLSLALGWAEVLEARDIFIGVNAVDYSGYPDCRPEFVEAFERMANLATKAGVEGQGFRIQAPLQNMSKAQIVQAGIARGVDYSLTVSCYQANDEGQACGKCDSCRLRADGFKAAGVEDPTRYF
- the queE gene encoding 7-carboxy-7-deazaguanine synthase QueE, producing MQDTLRITEVFYSLQGETRTAGLPTVFVRLTGCPLRCQYCDSAYAFTGGTIRTLDSILEQVAGFKPRYVCVTGGEPLAQPNALPLLQRLCDAGYEVSLETSGALDISGTDVRVSRVVDLKTPGSEESHRNRYENIEQLTRNDQVKFVICSREDYDWAVSKLIQYNLAERAGEVLFSPSHHQVSATDLADWIVADNLPVRFQMQLHKLLWNDEPGR